In Candidatus Margulisiibacteriota bacterium, one DNA window encodes the following:
- the carA gene encoding glutamine-hydrolyzing carbamoyl-phosphate synthase small subunit has protein sequence MTKAILALEDGTIFQGYSFGAVGEKSGEVVFNTSMTGYQEILTDPSYKGQIVTMTNPLIGNYGVNEEDVESSKPQCEAFVVRENSQIASNFRSTMKLDDYLAEHKIVGIEGIDTRMLTRRLRTKGSLKGVISTVDLDEQSLIEKAKKCQGVEGVDLVKVVTCKTPYVWNETSFARTSNIQPQTSKQMANPNYQYKVAAYDYGIKFNILRNLQLIGAEITVYPADYPAEKILKTDPDGIFLSNGPADPAAVTYAIENIKKLIGKKPIFGICLGHQLLGLALGGKTYKLKFGHHGGNQPVMDLKTRKVDITAQNHGFAVDVDSIPKGTVELTHINLNDQTVEGMRHLTLPIFSIQHHPEAGPGPHDAHDLFKRFAEMMDNA, from the coding sequence ATGACAAAAGCAATCCTCGCACTTGAAGACGGAACGATTTTCCAAGGATACTCTTTTGGCGCTGTCGGCGAAAAGAGCGGCGAAGTAGTTTTTAATACCTCAATGACCGGTTACCAGGAGATCTTGACCGACCCCTCGTATAAAGGCCAGATCGTCACCATGACCAATCCTCTTATCGGCAATTACGGGGTCAACGAAGAGGATGTCGAATCAAGCAAGCCGCAATGTGAAGCGTTCGTCGTCCGCGAAAATTCACAAATAGCCTCCAACTTCCGCTCCACAATGAAACTCGATGATTATCTGGCCGAACACAAAATCGTCGGGATCGAAGGGATCGATACCCGGATGCTGACCCGTCGGCTCCGGACCAAGGGTTCGCTGAAAGGGGTTATTTCGACCGTTGATCTGGATGAGCAGAGTCTGATCGAGAAAGCCAAGAAGTGCCAGGGGGTAGAGGGGGTAGACCTGGTTAAGGTGGTGACGTGCAAGACACCTTATGTTTGGAATGAAACCTCCTTTGCCAGAACTTCAAACATCCAACCTCAAACCTCAAAACAAATGGCAAATCCAAATTACCAATATAAAGTTGCTGCTTATGATTATGGGATCAAGTTCAATATTCTGCGCAATTTGCAGTTGATCGGAGCCGAAATAACGGTCTATCCGGCGGATTATCCGGCCGAGAAAATATTAAAGACCGACCCGGATGGGATATTCCTTTCCAACGGTCCGGCCGACCCGGCCGCGGTTACTTACGCCATCGAGAATATCAAGAAGTTGATCGGGAAGAAGCCGATTTTCGGCATCTGTCTTGGTCACCAATTGCTTGGTTTAGCTCTGGGGGGCAAGACTTACAAGCTCAAGTTCGGCCACCACGGCGGCAACCAACCGGTCATGGACCTCAAGACCCGCAAAGTTGATATCACTGCCCAAAACCATGGCTTTGCCGTTGACGTCGACTCTATTCCGAAGGGGACGGTCGAACTAACCCATATTAATTTAAATGACCAGACGGTCGAGGGGATGCGGCATTTAACCTTGCCGATTTTTTCCATCCAGCACCATCCGGAAGCGGGCCCTGGACCGCACGATGCCCACGACCTCTTCAAACGATTCGCGGAGATGATGGATAATGCCTAA
- the yihA gene encoding ribosome biogenesis GTP-binding protein YihA/YsxC, translated as MDITSAEFVKGLVGPDAALADGTPQVVLIGRSNVGKSSVINSLTNQRSLARTSSTPGRTQEINLFLINRSLYLLDLPGYGFAQAPWSVRAQLRELIDWYLFGSAYEQKKVVLIIDAKVGVTESDLLMLRALTEHKKNVIIVANKVDKIKRSALAGQLQKIRDLVSPHPVIPYSSEEKVGISDLINEILG; from the coding sequence ATGGATATAACCTCCGCCGAATTTGTTAAGGGGCTGGTGGGCCCGGACGCGGCCTTAGCGGACGGTACTCCGCAGGTCGTCCTGATCGGCCGCTCCAATGTTGGCAAATCGAGCGTCATCAACTCCCTGACCAACCAGAGATCACTGGCCCGGACCAGCTCAACGCCGGGCCGGACCCAGGAAATAAATCTATTCTTGATAAATAGGTCCTTGTACCTGCTCGATCTGCCGGGTTACGGCTTTGCCCAGGCGCCGTGGTCGGTGCGGGCGCAGCTGCGCGAGCTGATCGACTGGTATTTATTCGGCTCCGCTTACGAACAAAAAAAGGTCGTCCTGATCATTGACGCGAAGGTCGGGGTGACGGAGAGCGACCTTTTGATGCTCCGCGCCCTGACCGAACACAAAAAGAATGTCATCATTGTCGCCAACAAAGTGGATAAGATCAAGCGGTCAGCGCTAGCCGGACAACTGCAAAAGATCCGTGACCTGGTCAGCCCCCACCCGGTCATTCCCTACTCCTCGGAAGAGAAAGTCGGCATCAGCGATTTGATCAACGAGATACTTGGTTAA
- a CDS encoding peptide chain release factor-like protein, whose translation MTFISPNKLADLENRLKAYGIKKEDVVEKFLRSSGAGGQNVNKVATTVYLKHLPTGLEVKMQQERSQALNRFLAWRLLLDKIAGRVLGEKSRKRQAAEKIRRQKRKRSRRAKNKMLEAKKIVSAKKSARRLTAQEINHE comes from the coding sequence ATGACTTTTATCAGTCCGAATAAATTGGCTGACCTTGAAAACAGGCTAAAGGCTTACGGCATCAAAAAGGAAGATGTCGTGGAAAAGTTCCTCCGCTCGTCGGGCGCCGGCGGGCAAAACGTCAACAAGGTCGCAACCACGGTCTATCTGAAACATCTCCCGACCGGCCTAGAAGTTAAAATGCAGCAAGAGCGCTCCCAGGCCCTGAACCGGTTCCTGGCCTGGCGGCTGCTGTTAGATAAAATCGCCGGCCGGGTCCTGGGAGAAAAAAGCCGGAAACGGCAAGCGGCCGAGAAAATAAGAAGGCAGAAACGTAAAAGGTCCCGGCGGGCCAAGAACAAGATGCTCGAAGCCAAGAAGATCGTCTCCGCTAAAAAATCAGCCCGCCGCCTCACCGCCCAAGAGATCAACCACGAATAA
- a CDS encoding DEAD/DEAH box helicase codes for MNTQMQPNSPTFYGLSIAPKIIEILDRMKFKTPTPIQFKAIPVGIEGQDIIGIAQTGTGKTLAFGIPMVQRLAQGPTRGLILVPTRELALQAEEMISKIGLPLNIRSVVLIGGASMYNQVQNLRRQPRIIIATPGRLLDHLGQGTVHLNDISILVLDEADRMLDMGFAPQIEKILQRVPKDRQTMLFSATMPEKIVQIAARHMKLPISVEIAPSGTIAKNLTQELFIVKKEEKSALLIKILEQYRGTVLLFSRTKRGAARITKGLRSLNYSAAEIHADRSLSQRREALEGFKSGKYRILVATDIAARGIDVKGIELVLNYDLPDDAENYVHRIGRTGRAGHEGRAISFATPEQRGEVRSIEGVMRKSLPVVKHPEMQTAEFAAPVTRSFGKPRRYGSYRR; via the coding sequence ATGAATACACAAATGCAACCAAATAGCCCGACTTTCTACGGCCTCAGTATCGCCCCCAAAATAATCGAGATCCTAGACCGGATGAAGTTCAAAACCCCCACCCCGATCCAATTCAAGGCGATCCCGGTCGGGATCGAAGGGCAAGATATCATCGGCATCGCCCAGACCGGCACCGGTAAAACGCTCGCCTTCGGCATCCCGATGGTCCAGCGCCTCGCCCAGGGGCCGACCCGTGGTTTGATCCTCGTCCCGACCCGCGAACTCGCCCTCCAGGCGGAAGAGATGATCAGCAAGATCGGCCTGCCGCTCAACATCCGTTCAGTCGTCCTGATCGGCGGCGCCTCGATGTATAACCAGGTCCAGAACCTCCGCCGCCAGCCCCGTATCATTATCGCCACCCCCGGCCGCCTGCTCGACCATCTCGGCCAGGGGACCGTCCACTTGAACGACATCAGTATCCTGGTCCTTGACGAAGCCGACCGGATGCTCGACATGGGCTTTGCCCCGCAGATCGAGAAGATCCTGCAACGGGTGCCGAAAGATAGGCAGACCATGCTCTTCTCGGCGACCATGCCGGAAAAGATCGTCCAGATCGCCGCCCGGCACATGAAACTGCCGATCAGCGTTGAGATCGCCCCCTCCGGGACGATCGCCAAGAACCTCACCCAGGAACTCTTTATCGTGAAAAAAGAAGAGAAGAGCGCGCTGCTGATCAAGATATTGGAGCAATACCGCGGGACCGTCCTCCTCTTCAGCCGGACCAAGCGCGGGGCCGCCCGCATCACCAAGGGGCTCCGGTCGCTGAACTATTCGGCCGCCGAGATCCACGCCGACCGCTCCCTCTCCCAACGCCGGGAAGCGCTGGAAGGTTTTAAGTCCGGTAAATACCGGATCCTGGTGGCGACCGATATCGCCGCCCGGGGGATCGACGTAAAAGGGATCGAGCTGGTGCTCAACTACGACCTGCCGGACGACGCGGAAAATTATGTCCATCGGATCGGGCGGACCGGCCGGGCCGGCCATGAGGGGAGAGCGATCTCCTTCGCCACGCCCGAACAGCGCGGCGAGGTCAGGAGCATTGAAGGCGTCATGCGCAAAAGCCTGCCGGTCGTTAAACACCCGGAGATGCAGACCGCGGAATTCGCCGCTCCGGTCACGCGCAGTTTCGGCAAGCCGCGGCGTTATGGGAGCTATCGGCGCTAG
- the carB gene encoding carbamoyl-phosphate synthase large subunit: protein MPKRTDIKKIMIIGAGPIIIGQACEFDYSGSQACKALREEGYEVVLINSNPATIMTDPEMANRTYIEPITVEVCCQIIEKERPDAILPTIGGQTALNMAVGIAETGILEKYGIEMIGADIKAIKTAEDRELFKKAMAKAGLDLPNSFFAHTLEEAQKGLKKIGLPVIIRPSFTLGGTGSGVAHTDEDYAEIVSKGLELSPISEILIEEDLTGWKEFELEVMRDKKDNVVIICSIENFDAMGVHTGDSITVAPAQTLTDREYQKMRDQSIAAIRAIGVETGGSNIQFAVHPETGRMVIIEMNPRVSRSSALASKATGFPIAKIAAKLAVGYTLDEIRNDITKETPASFEPSIDYCVVKIPRFTFEKFPDTPPVIGTSMKSVGETMAIGRTFKEALQKGLRSLEVGRAGLGADGKEMVNEKELLTKLKVPNDRRIFYIKYALAHGLSVQEVSHLTGVDPWFLENILEIIKEEERINEAGARILDDKASLYQAKQFGFSDKQIAYLTGATEKEVWAKRREHGVTAVYKSVDTCAAEFEAYTPYYYSTYEVEDEAQRTKKKKVMILGGGPNRIGQGIEFDYCCCHASYALREAGYESIMVNSNPETVSTDYDTSDRLYFEPLTREDVLNIIDKEKPDGIIVQFGGQTPLNLALPLAEAGAKIIGTSPEEIDRAEDRKLFSELLTKLKLDQAPNGTAFSPEEALKIAKKIGFPCLVRPSYVLGGRAMRLVYDEGDLVDFMNTAVMVSPEHPVLVDKFLEDAIEVDVDAVSDGQQTVVCGIMEHIEEAGIHSGDSACSLPPFSLSDKIIAEIKTSTYALARELKVIGLMNIQFAVKNDKVFVLEVNPRASRTVPFVSKATGVPWAKIATKCMIGQSLKEQGVKEVEIEHIAVKEAVFPFNRFPGSDAVLGPEMRSTGEVMGIDADFGVAFMKSQIAAGQNLPLKGKVFVSVNNRDKRSIVYVVKKLADLGFSIVATAGTGKVLKKNGVDCQLVGKLSEDGKNILEPINKGAIALVINTPGDKSTKADESKIRSAAVAHNIPLVTTISGAQATVNGIEAFKKKGFDVKALQDYFQA from the coding sequence ATGCCTAAACGAACTGACATTAAGAAGATAATGATCATCGGGGCCGGGCCAATTATTATTGGCCAGGCGTGCGAGTTTGATTACTCGGGTTCGCAGGCGTGTAAGGCGCTGCGCGAGGAAGGGTACGAAGTTGTCCTGATCAATTCCAACCCGGCGACGATCATGACCGACCCGGAGATGGCCAACCGGACCTACATTGAGCCGATCACGGTCGAGGTCTGCTGTCAGATCATTGAAAAAGAGCGGCCCGACGCGATCCTGCCGACGATCGGCGGGCAGACGGCGTTGAACATGGCGGTCGGCATTGCCGAGACCGGGATACTCGAAAAATACGGGATCGAGATGATCGGGGCCGATATTAAAGCGATCAAAACGGCGGAAGACCGCGAACTGTTCAAGAAAGCGATGGCCAAGGCGGGCCTTGACCTGCCGAATAGCTTTTTTGCCCACACTTTGGAAGAAGCGCAAAAAGGGTTAAAGAAGATCGGCCTGCCGGTTATTATCCGCCCGAGCTTTACGCTCGGCGGGACCGGCTCCGGCGTTGCCCATACCGATGAAGATTACGCGGAGATAGTTAGTAAAGGATTGGAATTGTCGCCAATCTCCGAGATCCTGATCGAAGAGGACCTGACCGGCTGGAAAGAGTTCGAGCTGGAAGTGATGCGCGACAAGAAAGACAATGTCGTCATTATCTGCTCGATCGAGAATTTTGACGCCATGGGGGTCCACACCGGTGATTCGATCACGGTTGCCCCGGCCCAGACGCTGACCGACCGCGAGTACCAAAAGATGCGCGACCAGTCGATCGCCGCCATCCGCGCCATCGGGGTCGAAACCGGCGGTTCGAACATCCAGTTCGCTGTCCATCCAGAAACCGGACGGATGGTCATCATTGAGATGAACCCGCGGGTTTCCCGCTCCTCCGCTTTGGCTTCCAAAGCGACCGGTTTCCCGATCGCCAAGATCGCCGCCAAGTTAGCGGTCGGTTACACGCTGGACGAGATCCGAAACGATATCACTAAAGAGACGCCGGCTTCATTCGAGCCGTCGATCGACTACTGCGTCGTTAAGATCCCGCGCTTCACTTTTGAAAAGTTCCCCGATACGCCGCCGGTGATCGGCACTTCGATGAAATCGGTCGGGGAGACAATGGCGATCGGCCGGACATTTAAAGAGGCCTTGCAGAAAGGTTTGCGCTCTCTCGAGGTTGGCCGGGCAGGGTTAGGGGCGGACGGCAAGGAGATGGTCAACGAAAAAGAGCTCTTGACCAAACTTAAAGTTCCCAACGACCGGCGGATCTTCTACATCAAATACGCTTTAGCGCACGGGCTCTCGGTCCAGGAGGTCAGCCATCTGACCGGGGTCGACCCTTGGTTCCTGGAGAATATCTTAGAGATCATTAAAGAGGAAGAGCGGATCAATGAGGCCGGGGCGAGGATCTTGGACGACAAAGCTTCACTCTACCAGGCCAAGCAATTTGGTTTTTCCGATAAGCAGATCGCTTACCTGACCGGGGCGACCGAAAAAGAGGTTTGGGCGAAGCGTCGCGAGCACGGCGTAACCGCGGTCTATAAGTCGGTCGATACCTGCGCCGCCGAGTTTGAAGCGTACACGCCGTACTATTACTCGACTTATGAAGTCGAAGACGAAGCGCAGCGAACGAAGAAGAAAAAAGTGATGATCTTAGGGGGTGGGCCGAACCGGATCGGGCAGGGGATCGAATTCGATTATTGCTGCTGCCATGCTTCCTACGCTTTGCGTGAAGCCGGGTATGAATCGATCATGGTCAACTCCAATCCTGAAACTGTCTCGACCGATTACGACACTTCCGACCGGCTTTATTTTGAGCCGCTGACCCGGGAAGATGTCTTGAATATCATTGATAAAGAAAAGCCGGACGGGATCATCGTCCAATTTGGCGGGCAGACGCCGCTTAACCTCGCTTTGCCGTTGGCCGAGGCCGGCGCGAAGATCATTGGGACATCGCCGGAAGAGATCGACCGGGCGGAAGACCGCAAACTTTTCTCTGAACTTTTAACCAAGCTCAAGCTTGACCAGGCCCCCAACGGGACCGCCTTCTCGCCGGAAGAAGCGCTGAAGATCGCCAAAAAGATCGGTTTCCCCTGCCTGGTCCGGCCGTCCTACGTCCTGGGCGGGCGGGCGATGCGTTTGGTCTATGACGAAGGGGACTTGGTCGACTTCATGAACACAGCAGTGATGGTCTCGCCCGAACATCCGGTCCTGGTCGACAAGTTTCTGGAAGACGCGATCGAAGTTGATGTTGACGCTGTTTCCGACGGCCAGCAGACGGTAGTTTGCGGCATCATGGAGCATATTGAAGAGGCGGGGATCCATTCCGGTGATTCCGCCTGTTCCCTGCCACCGTTCTCCCTCTCCGACAAGATCATCGCCGAGATCAAGACCAGCACCTACGCGCTGGCCAGGGAATTGAAAGTGATCGGTTTGATGAACATCCAGTTCGCGGTCAAGAATGATAAAGTCTTTGTCCTCGAAGTCAATCCGCGCGCCTCACGCACCGTTCCTTTTGTTTCCAAAGCGACCGGCGTCCCCTGGGCGAAGATCGCGACCAAGTGCATGATCGGCCAGAGCTTAAAAGAGCAGGGGGTCAAAGAAGTTGAAATTGAGCACATTGCGGTGAAAGAAGCTGTCTTTCCTTTTAACCGGTTCCCGGGGTCGGACGCCGTTCTCGGCCCCGAGATGCGCTCGACCGGCGAAGTGATGGGGATCGATGCTGATTTTGGCGTCGCGTTCATGAAGTCGCAGATCGCCGCCGGGCAGAACCTCCCTTTAAAAGGAAAAGTCTTTGTTTCGGTCAACAACCGGGACAAGCGGTCGATCGTTTACGTGGTCAAGAAACTGGCCGATCTCGGTTTTTCGATCGTGGCGACGGCGGGAACGGGAAAAGTACTGAAGAAGAACGGGGTTGATTGCCAGCTGGTCGGCAAGCTAAGCGAGGACGGCAAGAATATTCTCGAGCCGATCAATAAAGGGGCGATCGCCCTGGTGATCAACACGCCGGGCGATAAATCGACCAAAGCGGACGAATCAAAGATCCGTTCCGCGGCGGTGGCCCATAATATCCCTCTGGTCACCACCATTTCCGGCGCCCAGGCGACCGTTAACGGGATCGAAGCCTTCAAGAAGAAGGGCTTTGATGTCAAAGCGCTGCAGGATTACTTCCAGGCCTGA
- a CDS encoding LemA family protein — protein sequence MSLLLIILAVVLVAAVFLWSLYNALVMLRLRVREAFSGIDVQLKRRADLIPNIVEAVKGYATHEKTVFENVTNARSALMGAKTPGEKAAADNMLTGTLKTLFAVAENYPVLKASDNFQQLQKDLTDTEDKVAYSRQYYNAEVKEYNTKLALFPNNLIAGSFGFAPEEFFAAAAGDREKVQVKF from the coding sequence ATGTCATTACTGCTGATCATCCTGGCTGTCGTTCTGGTCGCCGCCGTTTTTCTCTGGTCGCTCTACAACGCTCTGGTCATGCTCCGCTTGCGGGTCAGGGAAGCTTTTAGCGGGATAGATGTGCAGTTAAAACGCCGGGCTGATCTCATCCCGAACATCGTCGAAGCGGTCAAGGGTTACGCCACGCACGAAAAGACGGTTTTTGAGAACGTGACCAACGCCCGCTCGGCCCTGATGGGGGCCAAGACCCCGGGAGAGAAAGCCGCGGCTGATAATATGCTGACCGGAACGCTGAAGACCCTTTTTGCCGTAGCCGAGAATTATCCGGTCTTAAAGGCGTCCGATAATTTCCAGCAATTACAAAAAGACTTGACCGATACCGAGGATAAAGTTGCCTACTCGCGGCAGTATTACAACGCGGAAGTGAAGGAATATAATACTAAGCTTGCTCTTTTTCCCAACAACCTGATCGCCGGCTCGTTTGGCTTTGCCCCGGAGGAGTTCTTCGCGGCCGCTGCCGGAGACCGGGAAAAAGTCCAGGTTAAGTTCTAA
- a CDS encoding DUF2207 domain-containing protein, with protein sequence MKKVLLLVLACLILAGAGLAEVIRSFDVQAEIRRDGRLVVSEKIRYDFGELERHGIFRFIPLSRRVGKRYQNLAIKPLSVLRDGQPERFVSETSDARINLKIGRAETTMSGSHNFTITYLVDNALTDYADHDELYWNVTGNEWELPIYAASFAAIPPAGVPITKRTAYTGLAGSREQNYRASRQGSFQTTQELNPNEGLTVVLAFPPNTFSKTVFSESDASGHRPFLETLFGQFIVLLILLSNLLAPLLAYRWYLDNHKSRLGKPFPIFDLPKDTAGNRLSPAEAGTIDLTALDQNDIIATIFDLAIRGFLKIEQVLEKTPGFFGIGGQKEKEFYLQRIQPAKDELLAGHESILMERLFQTGERLKLKDLGTDFYTTFNTMEEKIFQGLVAKKLFKQNPRNQKAILLFSGLFLMSTGLFFLVGLPLLILSWRTTGRTPSGDEADFRIDCLKVFLSRMSRNYAWQADQLALVEKMIPYAIALGYIEKFMAAVKAGMPAYQPGWYSGDIIFYASVNSMMSNMQSSVHTSAPSSSSGFGGGGGSGGGGGGGGGGSW encoded by the coding sequence ATGAAAAAAGTATTATTATTGGTCCTAGCCTGCCTCATCCTGGCCGGCGCCGGCCTGGCCGAGGTGATCCGCTCGTTTGACGTCCAGGCGGAGATCAGGCGCGACGGACGCCTCGTGGTCAGCGAGAAGATCCGTTATGATTTTGGCGAACTGGAACGGCATGGTATTTTCCGTTTCATCCCACTCTCGCGCCGGGTCGGCAAACGTTACCAGAACCTGGCCATCAAGCCGCTCTCGGTTTTGCGCGACGGCCAGCCGGAGCGCTTCGTCTCCGAGACGAGTGACGCCCGGATAAATCTGAAGATCGGCCGGGCGGAAACGACTATGAGCGGCAGCCACAACTTTACCATCACTTACCTGGTCGATAACGCTCTGACCGACTACGCCGATCACGATGAGCTCTACTGGAATGTCACCGGCAATGAATGGGAACTGCCGATCTATGCGGCGTCGTTCGCGGCCATCCCTCCTGCCGGTGTCCCTATAACCAAAAGAACCGCTTACACCGGCCTCGCCGGCAGCCGGGAGCAAAATTACCGCGCCAGCCGCCAAGGTTCTTTCCAGACCACGCAGGAACTCAACCCTAATGAAGGCCTGACGGTCGTTCTCGCCTTCCCGCCCAATACTTTTTCCAAGACGGTTTTTTCCGAGAGCGACGCCTCAGGCCACCGGCCGTTCCTGGAGACGTTATTCGGCCAATTCATCGTCCTGTTAATACTGCTTAGCAATCTCCTCGCCCCGCTCCTCGCCTATCGCTGGTATCTAGATAACCATAAGAGCCGCCTCGGCAAACCGTTCCCCATCTTCGATCTCCCCAAGGATACCGCGGGGAACCGCTTAAGCCCGGCGGAAGCCGGCACGATCGACCTGACCGCGCTCGACCAGAACGATATTATCGCTACGATCTTCGACCTGGCAATCCGTGGCTTTCTCAAGATCGAGCAGGTGCTGGAAAAGACCCCCGGTTTCTTCGGGATCGGGGGACAGAAAGAGAAGGAATTCTATCTGCAGCGCATCCAACCAGCCAAAGACGAACTCTTGGCCGGCCACGAGTCTATCCTGATGGAGCGCTTGTTCCAGACGGGGGAGCGGCTCAAACTTAAAGACCTGGGTACCGATTTTTATACCACCTTCAACACCATGGAGGAAAAGATCTTCCAGGGCTTGGTCGCCAAAAAGCTCTTCAAGCAGAATCCGCGGAACCAGAAAGCGATCTTACTCTTTTCCGGCCTCTTTTTGATGTCGACCGGACTGTTCTTCTTGGTCGGCCTCCCATTGCTTATCCTCTCCTGGCGGACCACCGGCCGGACCCCGTCCGGCGACGAGGCCGACTTCCGGATCGATTGCTTGAAAGTTTTCTTGAGTAGAATGTCGCGCAATTACGCCTGGCAGGCGGACCAACTCGCCTTGGTTGAAAAGATGATCCCCTATGCCATCGCGCTCGGTTATATTGAAAAGTTCATGGCAGCGGTCAAGGCGGGAATGCCGGCTTATCAGCCGGGCTGGTATTCAGGGGATATCATCTTCTACGCTTCAGTCAACTCCATGATGAGCAACATGCAAAGTAGTGTCCACACCAGCGCGCCAAGCTCCTCCAGCGGCTTCGGCGGAGGGGGCGGCTCCGGCGGCGGTGGCGGCGGGGGCGGCGGCGGGAGCTGGTAG
- a CDS encoding DUF4342 domain-containing protein, protein MADNEKIIEEFKVTGEQLIKKVKGLIKEGNVRKISIQDKKGKELISFPLTLGVIGAVLAPVLAAVGAVAALVTECNISVERVKKTKKKK, encoded by the coding sequence ATGGCAGACAACGAAAAGATCATCGAGGAGTTCAAGGTGACCGGGGAACAGTTGATCAAGAAAGTAAAAGGGTTGATCAAGGAAGGGAACGTCCGCAAGATCTCGATCCAAGACAAGAAGGGGAAAGAGCTGATCAGTTTTCCGCTAACGCTCGGGGTGATCGGCGCGGTCCTCGCTCCTGTCCTGGCCGCGGTCGGCGCGGTAGCGGCGCTGGTCACGGAATGTAACATTTCGGTGGAACGGGTCAAAAAGACCAAGAAAAAGAAGTAG
- the corA gene encoding magnesium/cobalt transporter CorA — protein sequence MGEQLKRRSKKRGLAPGTLVHIGEQKTEAATFDLFHFTETDIHEIKLKSVEECAAYKDKPGVLWINLDGLHRTDLVEQIGKLFSLHPLVLEDIVNTDQRPKLEEYDHYLFITLRMIYLQPQEPAPVIEQISLVLGKNYILTFQEKPGDMFDALRERLRGNKGRIRKLGADYLAYSLLDAVIDSYFGVMEKSGGELETLEEEVVSNPAPKTLKHIHHLKQEMIFLRKAIWPLREVVSGLQRIGAPLIQPSIGLYLRDIYDHTIQLMDTVETYRDMLSSLLDIYLSSISNRLNEVMKVLTIIATIFIPLTFITSLYGMNFKHMPELDSVWGYPAALSAMACVAAGMLLYFKRKKWF from the coding sequence ATGGGTGAACAGCTCAAACGACGCTCCAAAAAACGCGGCTTAGCCCCGGGGACATTGGTCCACATCGGGGAGCAGAAGACCGAGGCGGCCACTTTTGATCTTTTCCATTTTACCGAAACAGATATCCACGAGATCAAACTGAAGTCGGTCGAGGAGTGCGCCGCTTACAAAGATAAACCGGGGGTGCTGTGGATAAACCTTGATGGCCTCCACCGGACCGATCTGGTCGAACAAATTGGTAAGCTCTTCTCGCTCCATCCCCTGGTCCTGGAAGATATCGTCAACACCGACCAGCGCCCTAAACTGGAAGAGTATGACCATTACTTATTCATCACTCTGCGGATGATCTATCTCCAGCCGCAGGAGCCGGCCCCGGTCATTGAGCAGATCAGCCTGGTCCTGGGAAAGAACTATATCCTGACCTTCCAGGAGAAGCCGGGCGACATGTTCGACGCGCTGCGCGAGCGGTTGCGGGGGAATAAAGGGCGGATCAGGAAGTTAGGGGCCGATTACCTTGCTTACTCCCTGCTGGATGCCGTCATCGACAGTTATTTTGGGGTGATGGAAAAAAGCGGGGGGGAACTGGAAACGCTGGAAGAAGAGGTGGTGAGCAACCCCGCGCCGAAAACGCTCAAACATATTCATCACCTCAAACAGGAGATGATCTTTTTGCGCAAGGCGATCTGGCCGTTGCGTGAAGTGGTCAGCGGGTTGCAGCGGATCGGCGCCCCGCTGATCCAGCCGTCGATCGGCCTCTATTTGCGCGACATCTACGACCACACTATCCAGTTGATGGATACGGTCGAGACTTATCGCGACATGCTCTCGAGCCTGCTGGATATTTATCTCTCCAGTATCAGCAATCGCCTGAACGAAGTGATGAAAGTCCTGACGATCATTGCCACGATCTTTATCCCCTTGACCTTCATCACCAGCCTGTACGGGATGAACTTCAAGCATATGCCGGAGCTGGACAGTGTCTGGGGTTACCCGGCGGCCTTAAGCGCGATGGCCTGCGTGGCGGCCGGCATGCTTCTTTATTTTAAGCGGAAAAAGTGGTTCTAA